A stretch of the Arachis stenosperma cultivar V10309 chromosome 6, arast.V10309.gnm1.PFL2, whole genome shotgun sequence genome encodes the following:
- the LOC130936248 gene encoding serine/threonine-protein kinase PBS1-like has product MLSLLRHPNLVNLIGYCAEGDQRLLVYDYMPMGSLESRLHDLPHDKEALDWNTRMKIATGAAKGINYLHNEAKPSVIYRDLKSSNILLDKGFVPKLSDFGLAKFGPTGDQSYVDTRVMGTHGYCAPEYATSGKLTRRSDIYSFGVLLLELITGRRAYDENRGHDKHLVDWARPKFKDRKNYSKLADPKLQDHYSGSGLTMAIELASMCLREEPRQRPDAADIVIALDFLSSKQYVQRVPIDFDEKDKYTNDSPKAIITVLTKDVQREEAVAEAKLWGKTWRDRKQNDQSSLEEINR; this is encoded by the exons ATGTTGTCTCTTTTACGTCATCCAAACCTTGTTAATTTGATTGGTTACTGTGCTGAAGGTGATCAACGTCTTCTTGTCTACGATTACATGCCTATGGGATCCTTAGAATCTCGTCTCCATG ATCTGCCACATGATAAAGAAGCTCTTGATTGGAATACAAGAATGAAGATAGCAACAGGGGCAGCAAAAGGAATAAATTATCTACACAATGAAGCAAAACCATCGGTTATATACAGGGATCTAAAATCATCAAACATACTTTTAGACAAGGGGTTTGTTCCAAAACTTTCTGATTTTGGGCTTGCAAAATTTGGGCCAACTGGAGACCAATCATATGTTGACACGAGGGTGATGGGAACACATGGTTATTGTGCCCCTGAATATGCCACAAGTGGGAAATTAACCAGGAGATCTGACATATATAGTTTTGGGGTTTTGTTGTTAGAGCTTATAACTGGACGCAGAGCTTATGATGAGAATCGTGGCCATGACAAGCATCTTGTTGATTGG GCACGACCAAAGTTTAAAGATAGAAAGAATTATTCAAAATTGGCAGATCCAAAACTACAAGATCATTATTCTGGATCCGGACTAACAATGGCAATTGAATTGGCATCCATGTGTCTCAGAGAAGAGCCACGTCAACGGCCGGACGCGGCGGACATAGTGATCGCTCTCGATTTCTTGTCTTCCAAGCAATACGTTCAGAGAGTACCTATCGATTTTGATGAGAAAGACAAATATACCAATGACTCTCCAAAAGCAATAATAACAGTTTTGACTAAAGATGTTCAAAGAGAGGAAGCTGTTGCAGAAGCCAAATTATGGGGTAAAACATGGAGAGATAGAAAACAAAATGACCAAAGTAGCCTTGAGGAAATAAATAGGTAG